The following are from one region of the Yoonia sp. R2331 genome:
- a CDS encoding dipeptide ABC transporter ATP-binding protein, with protein MTNTHDTVLEVRGLSVDFPSRHGATPAIQDVSFDLRLGQTTCFVGESGSGKSVTARAVMNIVEPAVIRAGAVNLVDLEAGQKLELSGLDPDGLEIRAVRGARIAMIFQEPMSSLSPVHTIGEQIIEAILLHQDVDAAQAREIAIEALRAVQITDPELAVDKYPFEYSGGMRQRAMIAMALGCKPDILIADEPTTALDVTTQAEILRLLHSLQESRRMAMMFITHDMGVVAEIADQVVVMLHGSVVESGEVDDIFHAPQHPYTRKLLNAAVGLNHSAARPEQQGRTEALITTRDLCLTFGYDKRNPNAGVKALDEVSIDLHRGEILGIVGESGSGKTTLARVLMGRYKPQSGEAVFKTRGGQAVDLTKASSFRDGQVYREMRMIFQDPYGSLNPRMTIEQIIGEPLLVNGIAKGEALRNRVGELLEKVGLPASIMERYPHAFSGGQRQRIGIARAIALNPQIIIADEATSALDGSIRAQILDLLLNLRDEFNLAILFIAHDIGVVRYFCDRVAVMHKGRVVETGTALQICDAPQEPYTQRLISAVPVPDPRQRRLIRATQTA; from the coding sequence ATGACCAACACGCACGACACCGTTCTCGAAGTCCGTGGCCTCAGCGTCGATTTCCCCAGCCGCCACGGCGCAACGCCTGCCATCCAGGACGTCAGTTTCGACCTGCGCCTGGGCCAGACGACCTGCTTTGTCGGGGAATCGGGGTCAGGCAAAAGCGTGACCGCCCGCGCAGTCATGAACATCGTCGAACCTGCGGTGATCCGGGCCGGCGCAGTCAACCTCGTCGATCTGGAAGCCGGACAAAAGCTGGAACTTTCCGGCCTTGATCCCGATGGGCTCGAAATTCGCGCGGTGCGCGGCGCGCGCATCGCCATGATCTTCCAAGAGCCGATGTCCTCGCTCAGCCCGGTTCACACCATTGGCGAACAGATCATCGAAGCGATCCTGTTGCATCAGGATGTGGATGCCGCTCAGGCCCGCGAGATTGCGATTGAGGCGCTGCGCGCAGTTCAGATCACCGATCCGGAACTGGCTGTCGACAAATACCCGTTCGAGTATTCGGGCGGTATGCGCCAGCGCGCGATGATCGCCATGGCGCTTGGTTGCAAGCCCGATATCCTGATCGCGGATGAGCCGACGACGGCCCTGGACGTGACGACGCAGGCCGAAATCCTCCGGCTTCTGCACAGTTTGCAAGAGAGCCGCCGCATGGCGATGATGTTCATCACCCATGACATGGGGGTGGTTGCAGAAATCGCGGATCAGGTCGTGGTGATGCTGCATGGCAGTGTCGTCGAATCCGGCGAAGTCGACGACATATTTCACGCGCCGCAGCACCCATATACGCGCAAACTACTTAACGCAGCGGTCGGGTTGAACCATTCAGCCGCGCGACCGGAACAGCAAGGCCGCACGGAGGCCCTGATCACGACGCGCGATCTTTGTCTGACGTTCGGGTATGACAAGCGCAATCCGAACGCGGGCGTCAAGGCACTTGATGAGGTCTCGATTGATCTGCATCGCGGCGAAATTCTGGGCATCGTCGGGGAATCTGGTTCCGGTAAGACGACACTGGCACGGGTCTTGATGGGCCGATATAAACCGCAGTCCGGCGAGGCTGTTTTCAAGACGCGGGGCGGGCAAGCTGTCGATTTGACCAAGGCGTCCAGTTTTCGAGATGGGCAGGTTTACCGTGAAATGCGGATGATCTTTCAAGATCCCTACGGCTCTCTCAATCCACGTATGACAATCGAACAGATCATCGGTGAGCCCCTGCTGGTCAATGGCATTGCCAAGGGTGAGGCGCTGCGTAATCGCGTGGGTGAACTGCTGGAAAAAGTGGGGCTGCCCGCAAGTATCATGGAACGGTATCCGCACGCGTTTTCCGGCGGGCAGCGTCAGCGCATTGGGATAGCGCGGGCCATTGCACTGAATCCACAGATCATCATCGCGGATGAGGCGACGTCTGCGCTTGATGGCTCGATCCGCGCGCAGATCCTCGACCTGCTTCTCAATCTCAGAGACGAATTCAACCTGGCGATCCTGTTCATCGCGCATGATATTGGGGTCGTGCGGTATTTCTGCGACCGCGTCGCAGTGATGCACAAGGGCCGTGTCGTGGAAACAGGTACTGCGCTACAGATTTGTGATGCGCCGCAGGAACCTTATACGCAACGGTTGATTTCTGCCGTCCCCGTCCCCGATCCGCGCCAGCGCCGGCTGATCAGGGCAACCCAGACCGCATGA
- a CDS encoding M48 family metallopeptidase, with protein MKTKWGSCNAKQRTIRLNTEFVKKPRDLLEYVVVHELIQIFAPTHSPRFFDLLPTHDLSWSEVRAELNELPIPAL; from the coding sequence ATGAAGACCAAATGGGGAAGCTGCAACGCGAAACAGCGGACCATTCGCCTGAATACAGAGTTTGTTAAGAAACCCCGGGACTTGCTCGAATACGTCGTAGTTCACGAGTTGATTCAGATATTCGCACCGACCCATAGCCCAAGGTTCTTCGATCTCTTGCCAACGCACGATCTGAGCTGGTCCGAGGTGCGCGCTGAATTGAACGAGTTGCCAATCCCGGCACTCTGA
- a CDS encoding ABC transporter substrate-binding protein: MRRIGKSAVPLFAALAFAVPVTAQEYKEAPELAELVAAGTLPPVEERLPANPLVVEPIEMVGTYGGVWRSALKGSFDTGWIRRTIGYQPLVAFNYDWTEVVPNVAERFEVNEDATEFTFYLREGHKWSDGEPFTADDLDFALKVMTSPDYAGRKVNIPLGGVTGEVVNETTFKIMLEEPNGLFLQRLATVEGPFIVNAAEHYCGPLFPEINPDANAVAQERGFDNWSQAIEQTCFFNFQDANRPLLFAWHQVTNYDGLTQLVEWERNPYFFKVDTEGQQLPYIDDVKMVQTESVEDIVLKVVNGEVDFSNRHFATVANKPVIFDGQEAGGYTLKSTVDARMNNAILQLNLTHPDENKRKLFGMKEFRQALSMGMDREEIIDVVYAGQGEPHQAAPRPGSPFYNEQLAKQFTEYDPDAANALLDEIGLTEKNSDGIRLGFDGQPIRIQLLASSDQSEFGDIAQLVTEQWKEIGIDLDARNAERSLVYEQIQNNQHDMHVWWGDGGMNDAMLDPRFYMPFNLESAFAQAWAQHFMGTGSNLAEAPPEAIQAQMDLYNSIAKTGDPAEQKELFDQVLQIAAEQFYVMGTVLPADGYMVANKNLGNVPEGQIYTWLYPQPGPMQTSQLFYKQ; this comes from the coding sequence ATGAGACGTATTGGAAAAAGCGCGGTTCCGCTCTTCGCGGCGCTCGCATTCGCGGTGCCAGTGACCGCGCAAGAGTACAAGGAAGCGCCAGAATTGGCCGAGCTTGTTGCGGCGGGAACTTTGCCGCCCGTCGAAGAGCGGCTGCCTGCCAATCCGCTGGTCGTCGAACCTATCGAAATGGTGGGAACGTATGGCGGCGTCTGGCGATCCGCCCTCAAGGGGTCATTCGACACAGGTTGGATTCGTCGCACCATCGGCTATCAGCCACTGGTTGCGTTCAACTACGACTGGACCGAGGTGGTGCCCAATGTCGCGGAGCGCTTTGAAGTCAATGAAGACGCGACCGAGTTCACGTTCTACCTGCGGGAAGGGCACAAATGGTCCGATGGGGAACCCTTCACGGCAGACGACCTCGACTTCGCACTGAAGGTCATGACCAGCCCCGATTATGCGGGACGCAAGGTCAACATCCCGCTTGGCGGCGTCACGGGCGAAGTGGTGAACGAGACCACTTTCAAGATCATGCTCGAAGAACCGAACGGGCTGTTTCTGCAGCGACTGGCGACAGTTGAAGGCCCCTTCATCGTCAATGCCGCAGAGCACTATTGTGGTCCCCTGTTCCCCGAGATCAATCCTGATGCGAATGCCGTCGCGCAGGAGCGCGGTTTCGACAACTGGAGCCAGGCGATCGAACAAACCTGCTTTTTCAACTTCCAGGACGCCAACCGTCCGCTGCTGTTCGCTTGGCATCAGGTCACCAACTACGATGGTCTGACCCAGTTGGTCGAGTGGGAGCGCAATCCCTATTTCTTCAAGGTCGACACCGAGGGTCAGCAGTTGCCCTATATCGATGATGTGAAGATGGTGCAGACCGAAAGTGTCGAGGACATCGTGCTGAAGGTCGTGAATGGCGAGGTCGACTTTTCGAACCGCCACTTTGCAACTGTGGCGAACAAGCCGGTGATCTTCGACGGGCAGGAAGCCGGCGGTTACACGCTGAAATCCACCGTCGACGCCCGGATGAACAATGCCATCCTCCAGCTCAACCTCACCCATCCCGATGAAAACAAGCGCAAGCTTTTCGGTATGAAAGAGTTCCGGCAGGCCCTGTCGATGGGTATGGATCGCGAGGAAATCATCGATGTGGTCTATGCGGGGCAGGGTGAGCCGCATCAGGCGGCACCACGCCCGGGTTCGCCGTTCTACAACGAACAGCTCGCCAAACAATTTACCGAGTATGATCCCGACGCCGCCAACGCGCTGCTGGACGAGATTGGTCTGACCGAGAAGAACTCCGACGGTATCCGCCTGGGGTTTGACGGCCAACCCATCCGCATTCAGCTGTTGGCATCGTCCGATCAATCCGAGTTCGGCGACATCGCCCAGCTTGTGACCGAGCAGTGGAAAGAGATCGGCATTGATCTGGACGCCCGCAACGCCGAGCGCAGCTTGGTTTACGAGCAGATCCAGAACAACCAGCACGACATGCATGTCTGGTGGGGTGACGGCGGAATGAACGATGCGATGCTCGATCCGCGCTTCTACATGCCCTTCAATCTGGAGTCGGCCTTCGCACAGGCCTGGGCGCAGCACTTCATGGGCACTGGCAGCAACCTTGCAGAGGCACCGCCGGAAGCAATTCAGGCACAGATGGACCTGTACAATTCCATTGCGAAGACGGGTGATCCCGCCGAGCAAAAAGAGCTGTTCGATCAGGTCTTGCAGATCGCGGCTGAGCAGTTCTACGTGATGGGTACCGTCTTGCCTGCCGATGGCTACATGGTCGCGAACAAGAACCTGGGCAACGTGCCGGAAGGCCAGATCTATACCTGGCTCTACCCGCAGCCCGGTCCAATGCAGACGTCACAGTTGTTCTACAAGCAGTGA
- a CDS encoding substrate-binding domain-containing protein yields the protein MIGVVVPILASSLFSDFVQGVTETLDSHGIRVLLSVSNWSQDAEEAAVKTFIARQADAIILTGFSHTDATRKLLERFRGPVVESWNISDSVIDSAVGFDNYAAAAAMTRFLIEKGYENIVVAGGSSANNDQAADRTRGFVDTIRASGRALPPDTVVGFEHPATIESGGVLIRQLLERENPPDAVFFLAELPAQGAMLWCLSNGVKVPEDVAIAGFGDLSHSALLPVPMTTVQIRGRAIGERAAEIVFRRLQDSQTNIVTDDIGYSLKIREST from the coding sequence ATGATCGGCGTGGTTGTGCCAATTCTGGCCAGTTCGCTGTTTTCCGATTTCGTTCAGGGCGTAACAGAGACGCTCGACAGTCATGGAATTCGCGTATTGCTCTCTGTCAGCAACTGGTCGCAGGACGCCGAAGAAGCCGCGGTCAAAACATTCATTGCGCGTCAGGCTGACGCGATCATATTGACTGGGTTTTCCCACACGGATGCGACCCGAAAATTGTTGGAAAGGTTTCGCGGGCCGGTCGTGGAATCCTGGAACATCTCGGACAGTGTGATTGATAGCGCGGTTGGGTTTGACAACTACGCGGCTGCAGCGGCTATGACCCGATTTCTGATTGAAAAGGGGTACGAAAATATCGTGGTCGCGGGTGGCTCTTCCGCGAACAACGACCAGGCTGCCGATCGAACACGCGGCTTTGTCGACACGATCCGGGCGTCGGGGCGGGCCCTGCCACCTGACACGGTCGTTGGATTCGAACACCCCGCGACCATCGAGAGTGGGGGCGTGCTCATCCGTCAGTTGCTGGAAAGAGAAAACCCGCCCGATGCAGTTTTCTTTCTCGCCGAGTTGCCTGCACAAGGCGCAATGCTTTGGTGTCTGTCGAATGGTGTCAAGGTGCCCGAGGATGTGGCGATCGCCGGTTTCGGCGATCTTAGTCACTCGGCGCTCCTGCCAGTTCCAATGACAACAGTGCAGATCAGGGGGCGGGCAATTGGTGAGCGTGCAGCCGAGATTGTCTTTCGACGCCTTCAAGACAGCCAGACCAACATCGTAACCGATGACATCGGCTACAGTCTGAAAATCAGGGAAAGCACATGA
- a CDS encoding DUF2264 domain-containing protein produces the protein MTFAPLSNPLGGNPFRTRQDAQQAVVDLTTPLMSAFSPGKARVHLGSAEAFFDTSAAHLEGLARPLWGLAPLLAGGGHFEGISDFVEGIANGADPEHPEYWGPVRDRDQRMVESAAIGYALALAPETFWDGMTEKGRYNLANWLVASLACAPPDNNWHFFHVMVSLGLTRVGIPHEASIIATDLDELENYAMDNGWYRDGMDRRADHYIPFAMHFYGMIYAKLGPDTDQARRDRFIARARESMPQIAHWFAADGAGLPYGRSLTYRFAHAGIWGALAFADVDALPWGDIRGYWARNLRYWSEQDIADRSGVLSIGYGYTQPAMAERYNSPASPYWAMKAFAPLALPENHPFWTTEESPFEDRDEIVSMPQPGMIKWEDAGDVTVLAGGQQPMNFGRAAEKYNKFAYSTRYAFSVEAEARGFASGPHDNMLAFSEDGEVAHFRSHETASRIGPDWMYSSWSPMPEVDVETWLLAHPPWHLRIHRVRTKRLVQTIEGGFSIPRRDTDPAISALAPAVAGVKATDTASFTTAMDTTILKDAPAPIATTIKRNARVIAATPNTNILFPRSWVPQLTVSLEPGDWGFACWVLARPNAAGDVPSGVPDAMPTAVMLDEMRRGGQIVSVWDLPEH, from the coding sequence ATGACATTCGCGCCCCTTTCCAACCCGCTTGGCGGCAACCCGTTCCGCACGCGGCAGGATGCGCAACAGGCGGTTGTCGATCTGACAACGCCCCTGATGTCCGCCTTTTCGCCCGGCAAGGCGCGGGTGCATCTGGGCAGTGCCGAGGCGTTTTTCGACACCTCCGCTGCACATCTCGAAGGGCTGGCCCGACCGCTTTGGGGTCTTGCGCCGCTTCTGGCCGGGGGCGGGCACTTCGAAGGCATTTCCGATTTCGTCGAAGGGATCGCCAATGGTGCCGACCCCGAGCACCCGGAATACTGGGGGCCAGTACGGGATCGTGACCAACGCATGGTGGAAAGCGCGGCAATTGGGTATGCGCTTGCGCTTGCCCCTGAAACCTTCTGGGACGGAATGACGGAAAAGGGGCGTTACAACCTCGCGAACTGGCTCGTGGCCTCCCTCGCATGCGCGCCGCCAGACAACAACTGGCACTTTTTCCACGTTATGGTTTCGCTTGGGCTGACACGGGTCGGCATTCCGCATGAGGCGTCGATCATCGCGACCGATCTGGATGAGCTTGAAAATTACGCGATGGACAATGGGTGGTATCGCGATGGCATGGATCGGCGTGCCGACCACTACATTCCATTCGCCATGCATTTCTACGGCATGATTTACGCAAAGCTTGGCCCGGACACAGATCAGGCCCGCCGCGACCGGTTTATCGCCCGTGCCCGCGAAAGCATGCCGCAGATCGCCCATTGGTTTGCAGCTGACGGTGCCGGATTGCCCTATGGCCGCTCTTTGACCTACCGCTTTGCGCATGCGGGGATTTGGGGGGCGCTGGCTTTTGCGGATGTCGACGCTTTGCCGTGGGGGGACATCAGGGGCTATTGGGCCCGCAATCTGCGGTATTGGTCAGAACAGGATATTGCTGATCGCAGCGGCGTGCTGTCCATCGGATATGGCTACACCCAACCTGCGATGGCCGAGCGGTACAACTCTCCTGCATCGCCCTATTGGGCCATGAAGGCCTTTGCGCCGCTGGCCTTGCCCGAAAACCACCCGTTTTGGACAACCGAAGAAAGCCCGTTTGAAGATCGCGATGAAATCGTGTCGATGCCGCAGCCGGGCATGATCAAATGGGAAGACGCGGGCGATGTGACCGTTCTGGCCGGCGGGCAACAACCGATGAACTTCGGGCGCGCTGCGGAAAAATATAACAAGTTCGCCTATTCAACCCGATATGCCTTTAGCGTCGAAGCAGAGGCCAGAGGTTTTGCATCCGGTCCGCATGACAACATGCTGGCGTTTTCCGAGGACGGAGAGGTCGCGCATTTCCGAAGCCACGAAACCGCGTCGCGGATTGGACCGGACTGGATGTATTCGTCTTGGTCACCCATGCCAGAGGTTGATGTCGAAACCTGGCTTTTGGCGCATCCGCCATGGCATCTGCGCATCCACCGTGTCCGTACCAAACGTCTTGTTCAAACCATCGAGGGCGGGTTTTCAATTCCGCGTCGGGACACAGATCCGGCCATTTCTGCGCTTGCCCCCGCCGTTGCAGGCGTCAAAGCCACAGACACGGCTAGCTTCACAACCGCGATGGACACGACGATCCTGAAAGACGCGCCAGCGCCAATCGCCACGACAATCAAGCGCAATGCCCGCGTGATCGCCGCGACGCCCAACACAAATATTCTGTTCCCGCGGAGTTGGGTCCCGCAACTGACAGTGTCCCTTGAACCCGGCGATTGGGGGTTTGCCTGCTGGGTTCTGGCCCGCCCAAACGCGGCAGGCGACGTCCCGAGTGGTGTCCCAGACGCGATGCCGACAGCTGTGATGCTGGATGAGATGCGCAGGGGCGGTCAAATCGTATCTGTCTGGGATTTGCCGGAACATTGA
- a CDS encoding ABC transporter permease: MQQKKPTNLDAAADSDIDEIGVDPRIGHVTGTENQWQLIRRRFAKHRLAVISLWILSFFVLVAVFADFISPNDPNDVQARYTYAPPQGIHFIDRTEDGGWRIKPYVYGYDVEVEPEALRRVFVIDKTDKIYLQFFKRSWDYKLFGIFPTDIHLIGTEKPRKPLFILGADRLGRDMFSRLAYGTRISLSVGLVGVIMSLVLGVIIGGFAGYFGGFFDAATQRVIEFLRSLPTIPLWMGLAAAMPSSWSPLQVYFAITLILSLLGWTELARVVRGRFLALKGEDYVAAARYDGCSHTRVILRHMVPSFTSHIITAASLAVPSMILAETALSFLGLGLQAPVISWGVLLQEAQNIRTLATAPWLLVPGLAIVIAVLAMNFVGDGLRDAADPYSH; encoded by the coding sequence ATGCAACAGAAGAAACCTACCAATCTGGACGCGGCCGCGGACAGCGACATTGATGAAATCGGTGTCGACCCCCGGATCGGACACGTGACCGGCACCGAGAACCAATGGCAGCTTATTCGCCGCAGGTTCGCCAAGCACCGCCTTGCGGTCATCAGTCTGTGGATCCTGAGCTTCTTCGTGCTTGTCGCAGTCTTCGCGGACTTCATTTCGCCAAACGATCCCAATGACGTGCAGGCGCGCTATACCTATGCGCCGCCGCAAGGCATCCACTTTATTGACCGGACAGAGGACGGCGGCTGGCGCATTAAGCCCTATGTCTATGGCTACGATGTTGAGGTCGAACCAGAAGCCCTGCGCCGTGTCTTCGTCATCGACAAGACCGACAAGATCTATCTTCAGTTCTTCAAGCGCAGCTGGGATTACAAGCTGTTCGGTATCTTCCCGACCGACATCCATTTGATCGGCACTGAAAAACCAAGGAAACCGCTTTTCATTCTTGGCGCCGACCGTCTTGGACGCGACATGTTTTCCCGCTTGGCCTATGGGACGCGCATCTCGCTTTCCGTCGGTCTGGTCGGCGTGATCATGAGCCTTGTTCTTGGTGTCATCATCGGGGGCTTCGCCGGATATTTCGGAGGCTTCTTCGATGCCGCGACACAGCGGGTGATCGAGTTTCTCCGATCACTGCCCACAATCCCGCTCTGGATGGGACTGGCGGCCGCGATGCCAAGCAGTTGGTCCCCGTTACAGGTCTATTTCGCCATCACTCTGATCCTGTCGCTGTTGGGCTGGACGGAACTTGCGCGGGTGGTCAGGGGGCGTTTTCTTGCGCTCAAGGGCGAGGATTATGTCGCTGCGGCGCGCTATGATGGCTGTTCGCATACGCGCGTCATCCTTCGCCACATGGTGCCGTCGTTCACCAGCCATATCATCACGGCCGCGTCGCTGGCAGTTCCGTCGATGATCCTGGCCGAAACAGCGCTGTCGTTTCTGGGTCTTGGACTTCAAGCGCCGGTGATTTCCTGGGGCGTGCTTTTGCAGGAAGCACAGAACATCCGCACCCTGGCAACCGCCCCATGGCTACTGGTGCCCGGCCTCGCAATCGTGATTGCCGTTCTGGCGATGAACTTCGTCGGCGACGGTTTGCGCGACGCCGCTGATCCCTATTCACACTGA
- a CDS encoding ABC transporter permease: MWTYIARRLITMILTLLALSVVVFIVIQLPPGDFVTSYVASLSASGETVDQEAIEILRERYKLDSPVLVQYFSWLMQLLQGNLGYSFELQKPVGEIFGQRIGISLAVELTAVVFMWAIAVPIGVYSAVNQYSLGDYAFTILGFLGLAIPNFLFALVLMYVCYNWFGVTITGLFSTEYMNARWSLARFLDFASHVWAPILVISTAGAAQLVRVLRANLLDELNKPYVLTARAKGLPKRRVIWRYPVRVAMNPLISTVGWVLPTVISSSFVTAIVLNLPTLSPILLRSLLSQDMYLAGALILFMGVLTLVGTLISDLLLAWIDPRIRLGMVGAK; this comes from the coding sequence ATGTGGACATATATCGCGCGACGACTGATCACCATGATCCTGACGTTGCTCGCTCTGTCGGTGGTCGTCTTCATCGTGATCCAGCTGCCACCCGGAGACTTCGTGACATCGTATGTCGCCAGCCTCTCTGCGTCCGGCGAAACGGTGGATCAGGAAGCCATCGAAATCCTGCGCGAGCGCTACAAGCTCGATAGCCCGGTCCTGGTTCAGTATTTTTCGTGGCTGATGCAATTGTTGCAAGGCAATCTCGGCTACAGTTTCGAGTTGCAGAAGCCGGTGGGCGAAATCTTTGGACAACGGATCGGAATTTCCCTCGCCGTTGAATTGACTGCTGTTGTCTTCATGTGGGCCATTGCCGTTCCGATCGGGGTCTATTCGGCCGTCAATCAGTATTCGTTGGGCGATTATGCCTTCACAATCCTCGGGTTCCTGGGGCTCGCAATCCCGAATTTCCTGTTCGCGCTTGTGCTCATGTACGTTTGCTACAACTGGTTCGGCGTCACCATCACCGGCCTGTTCTCGACCGAGTACATGAATGCGCGTTGGTCTTTGGCTCGGTTTCTCGATTTCGCATCCCATGTCTGGGCACCAATTCTGGTCATCTCGACCGCGGGGGCTGCGCAACTTGTCCGCGTTCTGCGCGCCAACTTGCTTGACGAGCTGAATAAACCCTATGTGCTGACTGCACGGGCAAAGGGTTTGCCCAAGCGTCGCGTGATCTGGCGCTATCCGGTTCGGGTCGCCATGAACCCGCTGATCTCGACGGTTGGTTGGGTACTGCCGACGGTGATTTCATCCTCTTTCGTGACGGCTATCGTTCTGAACCTGCCGACACTCTCGCCGATCCTGCTGCGCTCGCTCCTGAGTCAGGACATGTACCTTGCCGGGGCGCTCATCCTTTTCATGGGGGTTCTCACGCTCGTCGGCACCCTGATTTCTGACCTGTTGCTGGCCTGGATCGATCCGCGCATCCGGCTTGGCATGGTGGGTGCGAAATGA
- a CDS encoding SPOR domain-containing protein, with amino-acid sequence MSGDVQLKTGLIRLSAAAFVVIGLAACDEQGKFQMPSLPNFGGDGAAAEGPADPAAPLSAGPTVERDVEAPEVFSVSENGLWDGRPSLGGVWVAHPDASGPERVIIRNPSNDKFVIGALFRRERENPGPALQVSSDAAEELGMLAGAPQSLSVIALRREEGPAEVAAAVTDFDNPVEITAEPLDPVAGAAAAAIETAELAAAAPTPAPAPAPAPAPTSSLEKPFIQIGIFSIEANATRTADRLRGDGLSARVLSQQSQGKSFWRVIVGPAPNAADRAAVLAKVKALGFGDAYFVTN; translated from the coding sequence ATGTCAGGCGATGTTCAATTGAAGACCGGTTTAATCCGGCTGAGTGCTGCGGCTTTTGTGGTCATCGGGCTGGCGGCCTGTGACGAACAAGGCAAGTTCCAGATGCCAAGCCTACCGAACTTTGGTGGCGATGGCGCGGCTGCGGAAGGCCCCGCCGATCCTGCGGCCCCGCTGAGCGCCGGGCCCACCGTGGAACGCGATGTCGAAGCGCCAGAGGTGTTTTCCGTCAGCGAAAACGGCCTGTGGGATGGACGCCCCAGCCTTGGTGGCGTCTGGGTCGCGCACCCGGATGCCTCTGGCCCCGAACGGGTGATCATCCGCAACCCCAGCAACGACAAGTTCGTCATTGGCGCACTTTTCCGTCGCGAACGTGAAAACCCCGGCCCGGCCTTGCAGGTCTCCTCTGACGCCGCCGAAGAACTGGGCATGCTGGCCGGTGCGCCGCAATCGCTGTCCGTGATCGCCCTGCGGCGCGAAGAAGGCCCTGCCGAAGTGGCCGCTGCCGTCACCGATTTCGACAACCCGGTCGAAATCACAGCAGAACCGCTTGATCCCGTCGCCGGTGCCGCCGCTGCCGCGATTGAGACGGCAGAATTGGCCGCCGCGGCTCCAACCCCTGCCCCCGCACCTGCGCCGGCCCCTGCCCCCACATCAAGCCTTGAAAAGCCCTTCATCCAGATCGGGATCTTCTCGATCGAGGCGAACGCCACCCGGACCGCTGACCGCTTGCGCGGCGACGGCCTGTCAGCGCGCGTCCTGTCCCAGCAAAGCCAGGGCAAATCGTTCTGGCGCGTCATCGTCGGCCCTGCCCCGAATGCAGCGGACCGCGCTGCGGTGCTGGCAAAGGTCAAGGCGCTTGGCTTTGGTGATGCCTACTTTGTGACCAACTAA
- a CDS encoding D-alanyl-D-alanine carboxypeptidase family protein: protein MPIALRTLATATALLFVATSALAQVFETKARAAYVFDQTTGTVLMEKNADEPLPPASMSKLMTIYLAFEAIADGRFDVDTMLPVSTHAASFGGSTMFLDTTDRVSVEDLLRGVIVLSGNDASVVLAEGLAGTESAFAQMMTNRARELGMMNSTFKNASGWPAAGHEMSMRDLGILADHLISDFPTFYPLFAEETYAFDGRAPANTQNRNPLLSLGIGADGLKTGHTQEAGYGLVGSAKQGDRRVIFVLTGLDSAAARADEAERLVNWAFRQFAQKDVARSGTRIAEAQVWMGEVDTVGLTVGADVSMLVPVTNQDGINAEAVFNDPIEAPVTAGQQLGELVIALDGLPEARVPLVAENDVPRGGFAVRMRTAMQVVLDKINAATADAPA, encoded by the coding sequence ATGCCCATCGCCCTGCGGACCCTCGCCACCGCCACTGCCTTGCTTTTCGTGGCCACCTCTGCGCTGGCACAGGTGTTCGAAACCAAGGCCCGCGCCGCTTACGTCTTTGACCAGACCACCGGCACCGTCCTGATGGAGAAAAACGCAGACGAACCGCTGCCGCCCGCCTCGATGTCAAAGCTGATGACAATCTATCTGGCGTTCGAGGCGATCGCGGATGGCCGCTTTGACGTGGACACCATGCTGCCCGTGTCGACCCACGCGGCCAGCTTTGGCGGCTCGACCATGTTTCTGGACACCACCGACCGTGTCTCGGTCGAGGATTTGCTGCGTGGTGTGATCGTGCTGTCGGGCAATGACGCCTCTGTGGTGCTGGCCGAAGGGCTGGCAGGCACCGAAAGCGCCTTTGCCCAGATGATGACCAACCGGGCGCGCGAATTGGGGATGATGAATTCGACCTTCAAGAACGCCTCTGGCTGGCCCGCAGCGGGGCACGAGATGTCAATGCGTGATCTGGGTATTCTCGCTGATCACCTGATCAGCGACTTCCCCACGTTCTACCCCCTCTTTGCCGAAGAAACCTATGCCTTTGATGGCCGCGCGCCCGCCAATACGCAAAACCGCAATCCGCTTTTGTCGTTGGGCATCGGCGCGGACGGGCTGAAAACCGGCCACACGCAAGAGGCGGGATATGGCCTCGTTGGTTCAGCCAAACAGGGCGACCGCCGCGTGATCTTTGTACTGACAGGTCTCGATAGTGCTGCGGCCCGCGCCGATGAGGCGGAACGCCTTGTCAACTGGGCCTTCCGTCAGTTCGCGCAGAAAGACGTCGCCAGATCCGGCACCCGCATCGCCGAGGCGCAGGTCTGGATGGGCGAAGTTGACACCGTTGGTCTGACAGTGGGGGCCGATGTTTCCATGCTGGTGCCCGTGACCAATCAGGACGGGATCAACGCCGAGGCTGTCTTTAACGACCCGATTGAGGCCCCGGTCACCGCCGGTCAGCAGTTGGGCGAACTGGTCATCGCACTTGATGGCCTGCCAGAGGCGCGCGTGCCGCTGGTGGCCGAAAA